A window from Cryptomeria japonica chromosome 1, Sugi_1.0, whole genome shotgun sequence encodes these proteins:
- the LOC131070312 gene encoding large ribosomal subunit protein mL101 (rPPR4)-like, with protein sequence MDGNRGLRLGLSDFAIRLDLIAKVRGISSAENYFKDLPEKAKNQKTYGALLNSYVGNKLTEKAEGLMVKIKESGFALKALPYNNMMTLYRALGQPEKVLSLIQDMKVDNILPDSFTYKIWMNSCADLSDIDGVEKVLDELKHDGRFKYDWSIYSNLSAIYIKEGLIKKAQDALKETEHKIFMKKDRDAYKSLIIMHSKLVDKPKVYSVWKKFARVFPKRTNTDYICMLTALVKLGDIKGVEKCLKGWEYDGLSYDIRVPNVLIGAYLR encoded by the coding sequence ATGGATGGCAATAGAGGACTTAGATTGGGTTTGAGCGACTTTGCCATCCGCTTAGACTTGATAGCTAAAGTTCGTGGCATAAGCAGTGCTGAGAACTATTTTAAAGATCTTCCTGAGAAAGCCAAGAACCAAAAAACATATGGTGCACTTCTGAACTCTTACGTAGGGAATAAACTGACTGAAAAGGCAGAGGGACTTATGGTAAAGATTAAGGAATCTGGTTTTGCTTTGAAGGCACTTCCATACAACAACATGATGACTCTTTATAGGGCATTAGGTCAGCCAGAGAAAGTACTATCTTTGATACAAGATATGAAGGTTGATAATATTTTACCTGATTCATTTACTTACAAAATTTGGATGAACAGTTGTGCTGACCTTTCAGACATTGATGGAGTGGAGAAAGTATTAGATGAATTGAAACATGATGGCAGATTCAAATATGATTGGTCCATATATAGTAACTTGTCAGCCATTTATATCAAAGAGGGGTTAATTAAGAAAGCACAGGATGCCTTGAAAGAAACAGAGCACAAGATTTTCATGAAGAAGGATCGTGATGCTTATAAGTCCCTTATTATCATGCATAGCAAGCTTGTTGATAAACCTAAGGTATATTCAGTGTGGAAGAAATTTGCAAGAGTCTTTCCTAAGAGGACCAACACAGACTATATATGTATGCTTACTGCATTGGTGAAGCTAGGGGACATCAAGGGAGTTGAGAAGTGTCTTAAAGGATGGGAATATGATGGCCTAAGTTATGATATCAGAGTGCCAAATGTATTAATTGGTGCTTATCTACGGTAA